In one Dunckerocampus dactyliophorus isolate RoL2022-P2 chromosome 9, RoL_Ddac_1.1, whole genome shotgun sequence genomic region, the following are encoded:
- the LOC129187773 gene encoding pancreatic secretory granule membrane major glycoprotein GP2-like, with amino-acid sequence MEGVFVGSGAKLKISMVLFKKSDYAEPYAAGAVVLPVGSPLYVEVSVDKKDPSLAVVLEECFASHSSDPDHLERNLLIQNKCPTDRQRVSVVMSGSSLKARFITSFILVGESGDVYLHCSLSLCDSMTSSCIPSCSGRARRHVLSLLH; translated from the exons ATGGAAGGTGTCTTTGTTGGCTCGGGTGCCAAACTGAAAATCTCCATGGTCCTGTTCAAGAAATCAGACTATGCAGAGCCTTATGCGGCAGGCGCGGTGGTCCTTCCAGTGGGTTCACCATTATACGTGGAGGTCTCTGTGGACAAGAAAGATCCCAGCTTGGCGGTTGTTTTGGAGGAATGCTTCGCTTCTCACTCATCAGACCCTGACCATCTTGAACGAAACCTTCTCATCCAAAACAA ATGTCCCACCGACCGCCAGCGAGTGTCTGTGGTTATGAGCGGCTCATCCCTCAAGGCTCGTTTCATTACCTCGTTCATCCTTGTTGGAGAATCTGGAGATGTTTACCTCCACTGCAGCCTCAGCCTGTGTGACAGCATGACTTCTTCTTGCATTCCG TCCTGCTCCGGCAGAGCCCGACGTCATGTCTTAAGTCTTCTCCACTAA
- the LOC129187273 gene encoding uromodulin-like produces the protein MCATMGTPGGAFFLLLVLIAARISEQLKLDPPLISLLDCGADKIQVGVDSAKMRLIGRDPLNGNLIDSTCSQAREKDGVVWYEVGTQEGACRNTLKTNGTHVTYSNTLFIYPANSSSVLPASLPFSCEYPLKTDARLNVVIRPTVVTKEEVVQPQVPDEPPSQSGAAEGVPPRRVDNVFVGSGAKLGTSMVLFKNSFKNSFDAKTYAAGTVVLPVGSALYVGVSVRDPRLAVVLEDCFASHSSDTKSPGQHHLIQNKSPTNRQQVLVVESGVSHQARFSALLFLLQGKHQDVYLHCSLSLCDRKTTSCSPKLDPSLSNLNCGSDKIQVGVDLTSIRPTGYSALTGNLADGKCSWTRDKHGVVWYDADAQTGACGNTLAVKSSTRT, from the exons ATGTGCGCCACGATGGGGACGCCTGGAGGGGCGTTCTTTCTCCTCCTCGTGCTGATCGCCGCAAGGATTTCAG AACAGTTAAAATTGGATCCTCCACTCATCAGTCTCCTCGATTGTGGCGCTGACAAAATCCAAGTGGGCGTGGATTCAGCTAAGATGAGACTAATTGGTCGTGACCCACTCAATGGCAACCTGATTGACAGCacgtgttcccaggccagggaGAAAGATGGTGTGGTGTGGTACGAAGTTGGCACTCAGGAAGGTGCCTGTAGAAACACACTGAAG acCAACGGCACACATGTCACCTACTCCAACACTTTATTCATCTACCCAGCAAACAGTTCTTCCGTTCTGCCAGCGAGTCTTCCTTTCTCATGCGAGTATCCCCTGAAGACAGACGCCAGACTAAATGTGGTCATCAGACCGACCGTGGT gACCAAAGAAGAGGTTGTCCAGCCCCAGGTCCCCGATGAGCCACCAAGCCAATCCGGAGCTGCAGAGGGGGTGCCACCACGCAG GGTGGACAATGTCTTTGTTGGCTCGGGTGCCAAACTGGGAACCTCCATGGTCCTGTTCAAGAACTCCTTCAAGAACTCCTTCGATGCAAAGACTTACGCAGCAGGTACGGTGGTCCTTCCGGTGGGCTCAGCGTTATATGTGGGGGTCTCTGTGAGAGATCCCCGCTTGGCGGTTGTTTTGGAGGACTGCTTCGCTTCTCACTCATCAGACACAAAGAGTCCTGGCCAACATCACCTCATCCAAAACAA AAGCCCCACTAACCGCCAGCAAGTGTTAGTGGTTGAGAGCGGCGTATCCCACCAGGCTCGTTTCTCCGCCCTGCTCTTCCTTCTTCAGGGAAAACACCAAGATGTTTACCTCCACTGCAGCCTCAGCCTGTGTGACAGAAAGACCACCTCTTGCAGTCCCAAGTTGGATCCGTCACTCAGTAACCTTAATTGTGGCTCTGACAAAATCCAAGTGGGTGTGGATTTAACTAGCATAAGACCCACTGGTTATAGTGCTCTGACTGGCAACCTGGCAGACGGCAAGTGTTCCTGGACCAGGGACAAACATGGTGTCGTGTGGTACGACGCTGACGCTCAGACGGGTGCCTGTGGAAACACACTGGCGGTAAAAAGCAGCACACGCACGtag
- the LOC129187770 gene encoding protein mono-ADP-ribosyltransferase PARP4-like isoform X2: MLLSCVCRKGVSAGGQNLLKWTKIFEMQISDGYWELTAELGRCIDVDLDVLANEFLTSKGIRSLGVKAHADILRLLATLVVLQLMRLEKLPEGQLLRTLFAFEEPPISRPARWQIVKNAVDWVRWADRQYPCVCSRLEMGSTWESVTRQLLGYEVLPALSPLAGLNLRRNTSAACPPVVVQ, translated from the exons ATGTTGCTATCATGTGTTTGCAGGAAAGGGGTGTCAGCAGGTGGCCAGAATCTGTTGAAATGGACAAAGATCTTCGAGATGCAGATTTCA GACGGCTACTGGGAGCTGACCGCAGAGCTGGGCAGGTGCATTGACGTCGACCTCGACGTCCTTGCCAATGAGTTCCTCACAAGCAAAGGCATCCGCTCTCTCG GCGTGAAAGCCCACGCTGACATCCTGAGGCTGCTGGCGACTCTTGTGGTCCTGCAGCTGATGAGGTTGGAGAAGCTGCCGGAAGGCCAGCTGCTGCGTACGCTGTTCGCTTTCGAGGAACCTCCGATCAG CAGGCCGGCCCGCTGGCAGATCGTCAAGAATGCGGTGGACTGGGTCCGCTGGGCCGACCGCCAGTACCCCTGCGTCTGCAGCCGGCTTGAGATGGGTTCGACCTGGGAGTCCGTCACCCGCCAGCTCCTGGGCTACGAGGTCTTGCCCGCCTTGTCGCCTCTTGCTGGCCTGAACCTGAGGAGGAACACGTCCGCCGCATGTCCCCCTGTGGTCGTCCAGTGA
- the LOC129187770 gene encoding protein mono-ADP-ribosyltransferase PARP4-like isoform X1, with amino-acid sequence MLLSCVCRKGVSAGGQNLLKWTKIFEMQISDGYWELTAELGRCIDVDLDVLANEFLTSKGIRSLGVKAHADILRLLATLVVLQLMRLEKLPEGQLLRTLFAFEEPPIRSRPARWQIVKNAVDWVRWADRQYPCVCSRLEMGSTWESVTRQLLGYEVLPALSPLAGLNLRRNTSAACPPVVVQ; translated from the exons ATGTTGCTATCATGTGTTTGCAGGAAAGGGGTGTCAGCAGGTGGCCAGAATCTGTTGAAATGGACAAAGATCTTCGAGATGCAGATTTCA GACGGCTACTGGGAGCTGACCGCAGAGCTGGGCAGGTGCATTGACGTCGACCTCGACGTCCTTGCCAATGAGTTCCTCACAAGCAAAGGCATCCGCTCTCTCG GCGTGAAAGCCCACGCTGACATCCTGAGGCTGCTGGCGACTCTTGTGGTCCTGCAGCTGATGAGGTTGGAGAAGCTGCCGGAAGGCCAGCTGCTGCGTACGCTGTTCGCTTTCGAGGAACCTCCGATCAG AAGCAGGCCGGCCCGCTGGCAGATCGTCAAGAATGCGGTGGACTGGGTCCGCTGGGCCGACCGCCAGTACCCCTGCGTCTGCAGCCGGCTTGAGATGGGTTCGACCTGGGAGTCCGTCACCCGCCAGCTCCTGGGCTACGAGGTCTTGCCCGCCTTGTCGCCTCTTGCTGGCCTGAACCTGAGGAGGAACACGTCCGCCGCATGTCCCCCTGTGGTCGTCCAGTGA